In the genome of Syntrophorhabdales bacterium, one region contains:
- a CDS encoding NifB/NifX family molybdenum-iron cluster-binding protein yields the protein MEKVGICYHMGRISPVLDVASNMRVYEVENGRIKQVEEKVLTAKSTFTRAQEVSGYGIATVICGAISRPLEQAMGALGVNIIGFVCGSIEEVIKAYADGFIQDEKFLMPGCCGHARQVDGYPLDKSLVNRIKRGPLKIAVASIDGTLEGPVDERFGRCRKLVIYAPHSNTFELIDNGPTTRLVQGAGVLTAQQVINAGAHAVISGDFGPKTHQVLRAAGIEVYSAARMSVREALALFEEGKLRKVGGEDVQPRK from the coding sequence ATGGAGAAGGTTGGCATCTGTTATCACATGGGTCGTATCTCTCCTGTTCTTGATGTCGCGAGTAACATGCGCGTTTACGAAGTTGAGAACGGCCGGATCAAACAGGTTGAAGAAAAGGTACTGACCGCCAAGAGCACCTTTACCCGTGCACAGGAAGTCAGTGGCTACGGCATCGCGACCGTCATATGCGGCGCGATCTCGAGACCCCTCGAACAGGCGATGGGTGCATTGGGCGTCAACATCATTGGTTTTGTGTGTGGTTCAATAGAGGAAGTCATCAAGGCGTACGCAGACGGGTTCATCCAGGACGAGAAATTTCTGATGCCGGGTTGCTGCGGTCATGCGCGTCAGGTTGATGGTTACCCGCTCGACAAGAGCTTGGTAAACCGAATAAAGCGCGGTCCTCTTAAAATAGCAGTGGCAAGCATCGACGGCACACTAGAGGGGCCCGTGGACGAGCGGTTCGGAAGGTGCAGAAAACTGGTGATATACGCTCCCCATTCGAATACATTCGAATTGATCGACAATGGACCCACTACGCGATTGGTCCAGGGTGCAGGAGTGCTGACCGCTCAACAGGTGATCAATGCGGGTGCGCACGCGGTGATCAGTGGAGATTTCGGTCCCAAGACCCATCAGGTTCTTCGGGCTGCCGGTATCGAGGTCTACTCAGCGGCGCGCATGAGTGTGAGGGAGGCGCTGGCGTTATTTGAAGAGGGCAAATTGAGAAAAGTTGGCGGCGAGGACGTGCAGCCACGGAAATGA